One stretch of Brettanomyces nanus chromosome 4, complete sequence DNA includes these proteins:
- the GUK1 gene encoding guanylate kinase produces MPGRPIVVSGPSGTGKSTLLKRLFAEYPGKFGFSVSNTTRKPRPGEKDGVDYNFVSVDQFKQLVADGAFIEWAQFSGNYYGTTIAAVKKVSEGLKRTCVLDIDMQGVKSVKKTDLNARFVFVAPPSLEELKKRLEGRGTETAESLSKRLSAAEAELEFAKTGAHDKVIVNDNLESAYKELNEFIFA; encoded by the coding sequence ATGCCTGGCCGCCCTATAGTAGTTTCTGGACCTTCAGGGACTGGGAAATCAACTTTGTTGAAGCGTCTTTTTGCAGAGTATCCAGGAAAATTCGGATTCTCCGTCTCCAATACAACTAGAAAGCCAAGACCTGGAGAAAAAGACGGTGTCGATTACAACTTTGTTAGCGTCGATCAATTTAAGCAGTTGGTAGCTGATGGTGCATTCATCGAATGGGCACAGTTTTCAGGCAATTACTATGGAACCACTATAGCAGCAGTGAAAAAGGTTTCGGAAGGCTTGAAGAGAACATGCGTTTTGGATATCGATATGCAAGGTGTCAAATCTGTCAAAAAGACAGATTTGAATGCCAGGTTTGTTTTCGTGGcgcctccttctttggaagagttgaaaaaaagattggaAGGCAGAGGTACGGAAACTGCTGAAAGCTtgtcaaagagattgagcGCAGCCGAGGCAGAGTTGGAGTTCGCCAAAACTGGTGCTCATGATAAAGTCATTGTGAATGATAACCTCGAAAGTGCTTACAAAGAACTCAATGAGTTCATCTTTGCATAA